From the Hevea brasiliensis isolate MT/VB/25A 57/8 chromosome 15, ASM3005281v1, whole genome shotgun sequence genome, one window contains:
- the LOC110638512 gene encoding AT-hook motif nuclear-localized protein 20-like — PQLSLTSSSSSIVFSQFATLANPWWTGQIGLAGLDPSSNLPSLNKANRELSINETSNRSGSRGDDDEDRDTGDEPKEGAVEVGTRRPRGRPPGSKNKPKPPIFVTRDSPNALRSHVMEVVGGADVAESVAQFARRRQRGVCVLSGSGSVANVTLRQPAAPGAVVALHGRFEILSLTGAFLPGPAPPGSTGLTVYLAGGQGQVVGGSVVGSLIAAGPVMVIAATFANATYERLPLEDDEEAVNGAQGQIQGGSSNSPPPIGSSGGQAGLPDPSAMPFYNLPPNLIPNGGQLGHDAYAWAHARPPC, encoded by the coding sequence CCTCAATTAAGCCTCacctcctcttcttcttcaattGTTTTCTCTCAATTTGCAACCCTGGCTAATCCTTGGTGGACCGGTCAAATTGGCCTGGCAGGCCTCGACCCTTCATCCAATTTACCTTCCCTCAACAAGGCTAATCGAGAACTCTCCATCAATGAAACCAGCAACAGGAGTGGCAGCAGAGGCGATGATGACGAAGATAGAGACACTGGCGATGAACCTAAAGAGGGTGCTGTTGAAGTTGGTACTCGTAGACCCCGTGGCCGCCCTCCCGGATCCAAAAACAAACCAAAACCACCCATTTTTGTCACCCGGGACAGCCCTAATGCCCTCCGCAGCCATGTCATGGAAGTTGTTGGTGGAGCTGATGTAGCTGAGAGCGTAGCACAGTTTGCCCGGAGGCGTCAACGCGGCGTTTGTGTGCTCAGCGGCAGTGGCTCAGTGGCCAACGTAACCCTAAGACAGCCTGCAGCACCAGGTGCCGTAGTGGCACTTCATGGAAGGTTTGAGATCTTGTCCTTAACAGGGGCCTTTTTGCCTGGACCTGCCCCACCTGGTTCCACCGGGCTGACAGTGTACCTGGCTGGCGGACAAGGGCAAGTCGTCGGAGGAAGCGTGGTGGGTTCACTGATAGCGGCGGGGCCTGTGATGGTCATTGCAGCAACATTTGCTAATGCCACTTATGAAAGATTGCCATTAGAGGATGATGAGGAAGCTGTTAATGGTGCGCAGGGACAGATCCAGGGTGGGTCTAGTAATTCACCTCCACCTATTGGAAGCAGTGGAGGACAAGCTGGGCTGCCAGATCCCTCTGCGATGCCGTTTTATAATCTACCGCCGAATCTAATTCCCAATGGAGGTCAGTTAGGGCACGATGCCTATGCTTGGGCTCATGCGAGGCCGCCTTGTTAA